The genomic window GTAGACAGGTTGATCCTGATGTACCCATTCAAAAATACCACCATATAAATTAGAGACATTGGTAAATCCGGCATTCACTAATTTTTCGGCAATTTTCTCACTTCTATACCCTACGGTACAGTATACAATTATTTTTTGGTCTTTGGGAATATCCCTTACTTTTTTTAAAGCAAATGAATTATAACCTACCCAGGTAGCACCTTTAATACGACTTACTTTATATTCCTTTTTTTCCCGGGTATCCAGGTATATACAATCCTGTTCCATAGCAATATCTCCCGGTAGAACTTCCTGAACCTGATGGGTAAGTAACGAATCTAACATTTGTTCAAACCGGGGGTTCGTCAGCTTTGCCTGTCCGAAGGAGGTAAATGCTATTTGAATAACTAAAAGTAATAATCCAACTTTTCTCATAATCCTAATAATTTATCTTACTAAAGATAAGCCGAATTTAGAAAGGTTATATCTTTTATCTTACTTAATAGATAAC from Aquimarina sp. ERC-38 includes these protein-coding regions:
- a CDS encoding rhodanese-like domain-containing protein; this translates as MRKVGLLLLVIQIAFTSFGQAKLTNPRFEQMLDSLLTHQVQEVLPGDIAMEQDCIYLDTREKKEYKVSRIKGATWVGYNSFALKKVRDIPKDQKIIVYCTVGYRSEKIAEKLVNAGFTNVSNLYGGIFEWVHQDQPVYNDTGSTQEVHTYDKNWSQWLHKGIKKF